The Verrucomicrobiota bacterium sequence CAATCCCTCGCCACGGCTTTCGTTGGCAACAGCGCCGGTAAGCAACGTCTGCCGTTGGTGGAGTTGACCGGTGGCGAGCCGTTACTCCAGCCGAATGCGCTGCCACTCCTGCGGCTACTTTGCGATGCCGGCTTCACCGTGTTACTCGAAACGAGCGGAGCGCTGGATATTTCCCAGGTTGACCCGCGCGTCCGTCGCATCATGGATTTAAAATGCCCGAGCAGCGGGGAATGCGAACGCAATCACTGGGAAAACCTCCCGTATTTGCAGACCACGGATGAGGTCAAATTTGTGATCAGCACGCAGGAAGATTACGAGTGGGCCAAAGAGGTGATCGGGCAACACGCGCTGGCGAATCGCTGCCCGGTGTTGTTTTCCTGGGCCGCACCGTTGTCACCAGACCAGCAGGATAAATCGTTGAAGCAGGTCCCTGCTGGAAAGCATTCCATCAACCGCCAGCAATTGGCGGAACAAATCCTGGCGGATCATCTGCCCGTGCGTTTCCAGCTACAGATGCACAAGTTCATCTGGCCGCCGGAACAACGGGGAGTTTGAGAAATACGTAAATATTCCCGTTCGGGAAGCTTGAAATGACACATCGAGCGCTCATGCGATTTCTCCAATTGCTAACTAT is a genomic window containing:
- a CDS encoding radical SAM protein yields the protein MTDTLVINEIFLSLQGESTLAGLPCVFVRLTGCNLRCSYCDTAYAFGEGRKRTIAEVLAEVQSLATAFVGNSAGKQRLPLVELTGGEPLLQPNALPLLRLLCDAGFTVLLETSGALDISQVDPRVRRIMDLKCPSSGECERNHWENLPYLQTTDEVKFVISTQEDYEWAKEVIGQHALANRCPVLFSWAAPLSPDQQDKSLKQVPAGKHSINRQQLAEQILADHLPVRFQLQMHKFIWPPEQRGV